The Paramisgurnus dabryanus chromosome 1, PD_genome_1.1, whole genome shotgun sequence genome includes a window with the following:
- the LOC135734575 gene encoding uncharacterized protein, protein MDTSEGSVNRIGRTIWTVWGYLSGAVARYLSPDVTVNGNQSVNSRADTLYRNTAKNTDRPVKEIDAEKHKEETKYNSAEARFYVATVEWEKTDVVQEDNYELCVDTKITQSYHCKNDHKQTDEAIALDVLVNYEKQTKDEAHIEKEVAASIEHRANIELDGCESKQELKDTEDTEQKDGKEDFDHYNEDDGEEGVMRTAVLEDTEVTDQSVQDVDQKTLINKIEYEETENIRVAEDARDLLGENVVEFVVDKEEQIIYTDQEKTESVEGKETESLVKHEGLPSTLGSSTQGEEDLLKPLENKRLSLLDEYPQNILENEVIQTPERQVIDDISKNVVEIPGTSATSEPDENIEEDEQQKCLDIGELPTTEIFDEKEAHEQMLGEIQTQSLLELVETPSGGSKEICDDSIAHNDIGLKTSTSVNEVVDEICDASEDTLQSDLIKQDSPKTGNHSELTVCELPQEPSNRPAIGLENSGDLDQITAVATSLGSFEEMKANISELHIPAVDRSKSSVMTQYEPLNDTSVKAAEFETPMLSLEIGAKQIQTLQEMAKCSLIECVELRSEQIGESMKPETDSEDKGEVLMTGSEADNEILELNIEKEGILSQATMEPISESLNKDNCESSERDVNRTELAEDSPDPAEAKNELLKSEVLDETQYLQGKSERYTENIKSEVRLLSETDTTITQSYHCKIDDKQTDEAIALDVQLNYENEEKQTKDEAHIEKEVATFTEHRANIEFDGCEPEQELNETEDTEQKDGKEDFDHYNEDDGEEGVMRTEALKDTEVTNQSVQDVEQKTLMNKMENEETENIRITEDPRDLFGENVVKYVFDKEEQIIYKDQEKTKSVEDKETESLVKDEGQPSSLGSSTQDEEDLLKFLEDKRLSLLDEYPNILENEGIQTSERQVIDDISKNVVEIPGTSATSEPDENIEEDEQQKCLDAGELPTTEHFGETEDHEQMLGEIQTQSLLELIETPSGGSKEICDDSIAHNDIGLRTSTSVNEVVVEICDASEDTQQSDFLKQDSPETKNHSDLTVCDLPQEPSKRPAIGLVNSVDLNQITAVATSLGSFEEMKANISELHIPAEDRSQSSVMTQYEPLNDTFVKAAEFETPMLSLEIGAKQIQTLQEMAKCSLKECVELTSEQIGETMKTETDSEDKGEVLMTGSEANNEILELNIEKEGILSQATMETISESLNQDKCESSERDVNRTELAEDLPEPAEAKTELLKSEVLEETQYSQGKSERYTENIKTEVGLLSETDSLDTTVEDVEKIINQVMKELIDTENKCIQETPCDAEIQKPAECLPPDALLLGGEKEMLGDADQSLVQMKVEMVIYEAAEKQKDEHDVFCPVCEPADAGCEQKERDTVGETLFSCHDEKIETDQPWLKTFDNTSKDFPEEEESLVDGSATVDLDIQQTSLDFSVQKSRIALKNPLIRPPKDPRKLINKTSTEPSLQKPPPFGLLKAGNGVGVSIQSKGVVGFKLPVIGELPTLRKTEFGQKVREEERAESRLQVESKSVAQTENSVKQEQASLKPKWTPPKHPGMGSPLMMAELKSKLKAPVNK, encoded by the exons ATGGACACTTCTGAAGGCTCTGTAAACCGTATTGGTCGCACTATTTGGACAGTTTGG GGTTATCTGTCAGGGGCTGTTGCAAGATATCTTAGCCCAGATGTCACTGTTAATGGAAACCAAAGTGTTAATTCTAGAGCAGATACTCTCTACAGGAATACAGCAAAAAATACTGACAGGCCAGTAAAGGAGATTGATGCTGAGAAACATAAGGAAGAAACAAAATATAATTCAGCAGAGGCCAGATTTTATGTTGCCACAGTTGAATGGGAAAAAACTGATGTGGTCCAGGAGGACAATTATGAACTCTGTGTTGATACCAAAATTACACAAagttaccattgcaaaaacgaTCACAAGCAAACAGATGAAGCGATAGCTTTAGATGTTCTGGTGAAttatgaaaaacaaacaaaagatgaAGCACATATTGAAAAAGAAGTGGCCGCATCCATCGAGCATAGGGCAAACATTGAGTTAGATGGTTGTGAATCTAAGCAAGAGCTAAAAGATACTGAGGACACCGAACAAAAAGATGGAAAAGAAGATTTTGATCATTATAATGAAGATGATGGTGAAGAGGGTGTAATGAGGACAGCAGTTTTAGAAGACACAGAAGTAACCGATCAATCTGTCCAAGATGTAGATCAGAAAACGCTGATAAATAAGATTGAGTATGAAGAGACAGAAAACATCAGGGTCGCAGAAGATGCCAGAGACCTTCTCGGGGAGAACGTAGTTGAATTTGTAGTTGATAAAGAAGAGCAAATCATTTATACGGATCAGGAGAAAACTGAGAGTGTTGAGGGCAAAGAAACTGAGTCACTAGTGAAACATGAAGGGCTGCCTTCAACTCTGGGGAGTTCAACACAGGGTGAGGAAGACCTTTTGAAGCCTCTTGAGAATAAAAGGCTCAGTTTATTGGACGAATACCCccaaaacattttagaaaatgagGTGATACAGACACCGGAAAGACAAGTAATAGATGACATTTCTAAAAATGTGGTTGAGATACCTGGAACTAGTGCTACAAGTGAGCCGGATGAAAACATTGAAGAAGATGAACAACAAAAGTGTCTGGACATTGGTGAATTACCAACTACAGAAATTTTTGATGAGAAGGAAGCCCATGAGCAGATGCTGGGAGAAATCCAAACACAATCTCTATTAGAGTTGGTAGAAACACCGTCAGGGGGTTCAAAAGAAATATGTGATGATAGCATTGCACACAATGACATAGGGCTGAAAACATCTACATCGGTAAATGAAGTAGTAGATGAAATTTGTGATGCATCAGAGGACACTCTGCAGTCGGATTTAATAAAACAGGATTCTCCTAAAACAGGAAATCATTCAGAACTTACTGTCTGTGAGCTCCCACAAGAACCAAGTAACAGACCAGCAATCGGATTAGAAAATTCAGGGGATTTGGACCAAATTACTGCAGTCGCAACATCTTTGGGATCTTTTGAGGAGATGAAGGCCAACATAAGCGAGCTGCACATTCCAGCAGTAGATCGGTCAAAAAGCTCTGTTATGACCCAATATGAACCCTTAAATGACACGTCTGTGAAAGCAGCTGAGTTCGAAACTCCAATGTTATCCTTAGAAATTGGTGCAAAACAAATTCAGACACTTCAGGAAATGGCCAAGTGTTCTCTTATTGAATGTGTTGAATTAAGAAGTGAGCAGATTGGTGAATCTATGAAACCCGAGACCGATTCAGAAGATAAAGGAGAAGTCTTGATGACAGGCAGTGAAGCAGACAATGAGATTCTTGAGCTGAACATAGAAAAAGAAGGCATACTGTCTCAAGCAACAATGGAACCTATCAGTGAATCACTAAATAAAGATAATTGTGAATCTTCAGAGCGTGACGTCAATCGAACAGAACTTGCAGAGGATTCACCAGATCCTGCAGAAGCAAAAAATGAATTATTGAAGTCAGAGGTTCTGGATGAAACCCAATATTTGCAGGGTAAATCAGAGAGATACACTGAGAACATCAAGTCAGAGGTCAGACTGTTAAGTGAAACAGACACCACAATTACACAAAGTTACCATTGCAAAATCGATGACAAGCAAACAGATGAAGCAATAGCTTTAGATGTTCAGTTGAATTATGaaaatgaagaaaaacaaacaaaagatgaAGCACATATTGAAAAAGAAGTGGCTACATTTACCGAGCATAGGGCAAATATTGAGTTTGATGGTTGTGAACCTGAACAAGAGCTAAACGAAACTGAGGACACCGAACAAAAAGATGGAAAAGAAGATTTTGATCATTATAATGAAGACGATGGTGAAGAGGGTGTAATGAGGACAGAAGCTTTAAAAGACACAGAAGTAACCAACCAATCTGTCCAAGATGTAGAGCAGAAAACGCTGATGAATAAGATGGAGAATGAAGAGACAGAAAACATCAGGATTACAGAAGATCCCAGAGACCTTTTCGGGGAGAATGTAGTTAAATATGTATTTGATAAAGAAGAGCAAATCATTTATAAGGATCAGGAGAAAACTAAGAGTGTTGAGGACAAAGAAACTGAGTCACTAGTGAAAGATGAAGGACAGCCTTCAAGTCTGGGGAGTTCAACACAGGATGAGGAAGACCTTTTGAAGTTTCTTGAGGATAAAAGGCTCAGTTTATTGGACGAATACCcaaatattttagaaaatgaggGGATACAGACATCAGAAAGACAAGTAATAGATGACATTTCTAAAAATGTGGTTGAGATACCTGGAACTAGTGCTACAAGTGAGCCAGATGAAAACATTGAAGAAGATGAACAACAAAAGTGTCTGGACGCTGGTGAATTGCCAACTACAGAACATTTTGGTGAGACGGAAGACCATGAGCAGATGCTGGGAGAAATTCAAACACAATCTCTATTAGAGTTGATAGAAACACCATCAGGGGGTTCAAAAGAAATATGTGATGATAGCATTGCACACAATGACATAGGGCTAAGAACATCTACATCAGTAAATGAAGTAGTAGTTGAAATTTGTGATGCATCAGAGGACACCCAGCAGtcagattttttaaaacagGATTCTCCTGAAACAAAAAATCATTCAGACCTTACTGTCTGTGACCTCCCTCAAGAACCAAGTAAAAGACCAGCGATCGGATTAGTAAATTCAGTGGATTTGAACCAAATTACTGCAGTCGCAACATCTTTGGGATCTTTTGAAGAGATGAAGGCCAACATAAGCGAGCTGCACATTCCAGCAGAAGATCGGTCACAAAGCTCTGTTATGACCCAATATGAACCCTTAAATGACACGTTTGTGAAAGCAGCTGAGTTCGAAACTCCAATGTTATCCTTAGAAATTGGTGCAAAACAAATTCAGACACTTCAGGAAATGGCCAAGTGTTCTCTCAAGGAATGTGTTGAACTAACAAGTGAGCAGATTGGTGAAACCATGAAAACAGAGACCGATTCAGAAGATAAAGGAGAAGTCTTGATGACAGGCAGTGAAGCAAACAATGAGATTCTTGAGCTGAACATAGAAAAAGAAGGCATACTGTCTCAAGCAACAATGGAAACTATCAGTGAATCACTAAATCAAGATAAATGTGAATCTTCAGAGCGTGACGTCAATCGAACAGAACTTGCGGAGGATTTACCAGAGCCTGCAGAAGCAAAAACTGAATTATTGAAGTCAGAGGTTCTGGAGGAAACCCAATATTCGCAGGGTAAATCAGAGAGATACACTGAGAACATCAAGACAGAGGTCGGACTGTTAAGTGAAACAGATTCATTAGATACCACAGTAGAGGAcgtagaaaaaataataaatcaagtCATGAAAGAACTGATAGACACAGAAAATAAATGCATACAAGAAACACCTTGTGACGCAGAAATTCAAAAGCCAGCAGAATGTTTGCCACCAGATGCCTTATTGTTGGGTGGAGAAAAGGAAATGTTAGGAGATGCAGATCAGAGTTTGGTACAAATGAAGGTGGAAATGGTGATTTATGAAGCCGCCGAGAAGCAAAAGGATGAGCATGATGTTTTCTGTCCAGTATGTGAACCAGCTGATGCAGGTTGTGAGCAGAAAGAAAGGGATACAGTTGGAGAAACACTATTCTCTTGTCATGATGAAAAAATTGAAACTGATCAACCGTGGCTGAAAACATTTGATAACACGAGCAAAGATTTtccagaagaagaagaatcCCTGGTAGACGGGTCAGCAACTGTTGATTTAGATATACAG CAAACATCTTTGGACTTTAGTGTTCAGAAGTCTAGAATTGCTCTGAAGAATCCCCTAATTCGACCACCAAAAGACCCCAGAAAGCTCATAAACAAGACCTCAACAGAACCATCTCTTCAAAAGCCTCCACCATTTGGCCTGTTAAAGGCAGGTAATGGTGTTGGCGTTTCCATACAAAGTAAAGGGGTCGTTGGATTTAAACTCCCAG TGATTGGTGAGCTGCCCACGCTGAGAAAAACAGAGTTTGGCCAGAAAGTAAGAGAAGAGGAAAGGGCAGAGAGCAGACTACAGGTGGAG TCAAAATCAGTTGCACAAACAGAGAATTCTGTCAAACAAGAGCAAGCTTCACTTAAACCCAAATGGACACCCCCAAAGCATCCTGG TATGGGCAGTCCCTTGATGATGGCAGAACTCAAAAGCAAACTCAAAGCACCTGTAAATAAGTAA
- the ppp4cb gene encoding serine/threonine-protein phosphatase 4 catalytic subunit B — MSDMSDLDRQIDQLRRCELIKENEVKALCAKAREILVEESNVQRVDSPVTVCGDIHGQFYDLKELFRVGGDVPETNYLFMGDFVDRGFYSVETFLLLLALKVRYPDRITLIRGNHESRQITQVYGFYDECLRKYGSVTVWRYCTEIFDYLSLSAIIDGKIFCVHGGLSPSIQTLDQIRTIDRKQEVPHDGPMCDLLWSDPEDTTGWGVSPRGAGYLFGSDVVAQFNAANDIDMICRAHQLVMEGYKWHFNETVLTVWSAPNYCYRCGNVAAILELDEHLQKEFIIFEAAPQETRGIPSKKPVADYFL; from the exons ATGAGTGACATGAGTGATCTAGACAGACAGATCGACCAGCTACGGAGATGTGAGCTCATCAAGGAAAATGAGGTGAAAGCCCTGTGTGCCAAAGCCAG AGAGATTCTAGTTGAAGAGAGTAATGTACAAAGAGTGGACTCTCCAGTAACA GTGTGTGGTGACATCCATGGGCAGTTTTATGATTTGAAGGAGTTGTTTAGA GTAGGAGGAGACGTTCCAGAAACAAACTACCTCTTCATGGGAGATTTTGTGGACCGAGGCTTTTACAGTGTGGAGACTTTTTTGTTACTTCTTGCTCTTAAG GTGCGCTATCCAGACAGAATTACCCTTATCCGAGGGAACCATGAGTCAAGGCAAATCACACAAGTATATGGCTTTTATGATGAGTGCTTAAGAAAATATGGCTCGGTCACAGTATGGAGGTACTGCACAGAGATCTTTGACTACCTGTCTCTCTCGGCCATTATTGACGGCAAA ATCTTTTGTGTACATGGAGGTCTCTCGCCCTCAATCCAAACTCTGGACCAGATTAGAACTATTGACAGGAAGCAGGAAGTGCCTCATGATGGCCCTATGTGTGATCTTCTGTGGTCTGATCCTGAAG ACACCACAGGCTGGGGTGTTAGCCCTAGGGGTGCTGGCTATCTTTTTGGCAGTGATGTTGTGGCCCAGTTTAATGCTGCCAATGACATTGACATGATTTGTCGGGCACACCAGCTTGTCATGGAAGGATACAAGTGGCACTTCAATGAGACCGTTCTCACTGTGTGGTCTGCTCCAAATTACTGCTACAG ATGTGGTAATGTGGCTGCAATTTTGGAACTTGATGAACACCTGCAGAAAGAATTCATTATATTTGAAGCCGCTCCACAAGAAACAAGAGGCATTCCATCCAAAAAGCCAGTTGCTGATTATTTCCTTTGA